GAGTTTTTGCAGACTGGTTGAACATCCATTTGTTACAATGTTATAGTAGACAATGCATGTTTTGCTGAAAGGAACAAGTAACTTCAGTTCACAAGCTGTTTCAGTACCAATAGATAATATTGCAGCCAAttttaaacattgtaaatgtaactCTTTCATTCCTCCCCACAGGTGTAAAATCATAGAGGTTGTCTCCCAAGCAGTGATGCTGGTGGTGTAGGCTCAGGGTGTGTCTCATCTCCCATGGCTATTACTACCATGGACCCAGAGTCAGCCTGCACATCACAGCCCCAGGGGTCCCTGGGTAAAGGAGGGGGCTCCCTGCTATCTGGCAGGGGTTTGGGCGCAGCGCTCGGCCCCCGGGGGAAGCACTACGTTTGTGGCTCCATAGCTGCCTTCACCAACATCGTGGTGACCTTCCCCATCCAGAAGGTTCTGTTCAGACAACAGCTTCACGGTGTGCTGGCCAGAGAGGCCGTCAGACAACTCCAACGGGACGGGATGAGGAAACTCTACAGGGGGctgctccctcctcttctccagaAGACCACCACTGTAGCCATCATGTTCGGCTTGTACGAGGACTTCTCCCGGGTCTTATTGGACCAGGTACCCACCGGCAGCGGCATTCCCGAGCTGGTGACGCGGAGCTTTGCGGCGGCGCTGGCGGGCACGGCAGAGGCTGTGCTGACGCCGTTTGAGCGTGTGCAGACTCTCCTCCAGGACCACCGGCACCACGGCCGCTTCCAAAACACGGCCCACACCTTCCGGACGCTCCTGAGCGAGTACGGTGTGAAGGAGTGCTACCGTGGCCTGGTGCCGGTCTTAATAAGGAACGGGCCCAGTAATGTGCTGTTCTTCGGGTTCCGCGGGCCCATCAAGGAGCAGCTCCCTGAGGCCTCCAGCAGGGCTGGCCACCTGGTCAATGACTTTGTGTGTGGAGGGATGCTGGGGGCGGCGCTGGGGATCATGTTCTACCCGCTGAATGTGGTGAAGTCGCGGGCCCAGTCCCAGGTGGGGGGTGCTTTCCGCCCCTGTGGGGAGGTGTTGATGActgtgtggagggagaggggCGGCAGCGTGGCCATGCTGTTCCGAGGGGCGCACCTCAACTACCACCGCTCCCTTCTCTCCTGGGGCATCATCAACGCAACATATGAGCTTCTGCTCAGTGTTCTGATACTGAAAGGGTCATAGAATGTGAGGGGGAATGGAATGTGTGGGGGAGAGCGAGGAAAAATACTTGGGGAAAGTGTTGTTTGTTGATCGCAGTTGGtgctctttttttgttgttgttattgaaactgatgtgcccactgcccacccAAACAGGTCTACATAGTGTATGTGGGGGGTAAGGGCCTACGGCAAGTAGAAGAGGACAAAGGGTATCTGAAAGGTGAAGTTGCGCTACTGACAATGGTCACCAGTCGGTGTGAGATTAAACAAGACAGTCAATTTGAGTCATGGTATCGAAGTGAGACTCACAAATACACAAGTCCTGCGTCTGGGTCCAACATGCAACAAAAgcctttttcaatacattttttttgtgtagACTGATGTGGTTCCCAGCAGAAAGTGTCAGAGGCAGTTTACTGGGTGTAAGCCTTTTTAAAGTGACCAAGAGCACCTTTCAAAGAACTATTCATTGTGTTGACCAGTGCTTTGATCTGTGTGCATTGATTATTAGTCCCTtcaacccctcccctttctctacTCTGGCCCTCTGATTGTGAACTCTGGTATACTGATTTGTTGTCCAACTATTTACCATGTCGGTCTTCTAGGATTATGCACTGATTCgacccatagagaatgatagaggcctctagtggccaaaaggccgttttagcatgggcagcaccattgagggcttctgccattttaaagtagtcaaaatactcaactgggtggggattccatTAGAGTactacagtatgagtcataatacctatAAAATCTAGCGGTCAAGCAGGGAActtgttccaattgtttttccaccattagATTTTTCCTATTGGGGACtttagaaacacttaaagtaagggctgtgttttgtgtcgtCTTACCCTGGCGTTAcgttttgataactgtgtaaatctctaGGTCAAGGTGACTTTAATACATAGGAATTCGGGGAAATATATTTATCTGTGaaatgctaatgtggctatcataaagaactacaaatgctatgatgatctggacaagactgccgaatcgaggcaaaggcaagaatctctggattaactatcaaatgttagctaaatgtagtaattcaTAAATTGTCTACACTTCTTTAAACATTGACAAttatgtgaactgtcttgtgcaagttttaaattgacacaatacctgttagcaaaggtgtcagctagagatgacgtgcaggagcttgcagggatttgtagttctgcatgatgtctactttgatgctaattaccATTTTCAAATCTGAGGTAAATAgagctgaatatattgataaaaatcACCTTGTCCAACAGAGatgtacatggttatcaaaacatcacgccagggtgagcctacacgaaacacagcccatatttgaagtgtttctaaaatcctctatgggaaaaatgaacagtggaaaaacgattggaacagTTTCCCTGTTTTGACCgcaaggttttatgggtattatgacacctccactgcgGGGCTCTATGAGGTATAGCCTCAagggcgctgcccatgctgtcagactataatggcacagatataaagaggagttctctatctgtctctttgaTTCAACCCTGTGTGGTATACTAGAGATAGTTAGAGAACTCAACTGAGATATAGCGCATTTCAGCATGGATGTTACCATTAatggcttccaccattttaaagtacgCAATTGAGTGTGGATTCCTATGGTTGGGAGCGATCAGCCAATGATCAGAGCATTGTCTTGATTTGTAAATTGCTTTAAGGTAAGTCACCACCATCTAGTGGCCACAATACATTTAATTATGCTATTTGGTTCAGGACTCCAGCACTGCAGATGGTGGTAAATCACCAATATTAGCTTTAATATTGAAAATTGAACACTTTTAAAAAAAGTTGTCAACTGCTTGGTGATTCCTATGAGTTGTAGCCTCAATGGTGCTGTCACACATGTCCTAATGGCACAGATATAAAGACAAgatctc
Above is a genomic segment from Oncorhynchus kisutch isolate 150728-3 linkage group LG19, Okis_V2, whole genome shotgun sequence containing:
- the LOC109864699 gene encoding solute carrier family 25 member 51; translated protein: MAITTMDPESACTSQPQGSLGKGGGSLLSGRGLGAALGPRGKHYVCGSIAAFTNIVVTFPIQKVLFRQQLHGVLAREAVRQLQRDGMRKLYRGLLPPLLQKTTTVAIMFGLYEDFSRVLLDQVPTGSGIPELVTRSFAAALAGTAEAVLTPFERVQTLLQDHRHHGRFQNTAHTFRTLLSEYGVKECYRGLVPVLIRNGPSNVLFFGFRGPIKEQLPEASSRAGHLVNDFVCGGMLGAALGIMFYPLNVVKSRAQSQVGGAFRPCGEVLMTVWRERGGSVAMLFRGAHLNYHRSLLSWGIINATYELLLSVLILKGS